From a single Pelmatolapia mariae isolate MD_Pm_ZW linkage group LG20, Pm_UMD_F_2, whole genome shotgun sequence genomic region:
- the LOC134619285 gene encoding uncharacterized protein LOC134619285, with the protein MERDTIHSLELLRPVSPAESYVSMNSDMSKGEAPNFSDEVLRPDKGQRPVSPAESYVSMKSDMSKGEAPNFSDEVLRPDKGRRPVSPAESYVSMNSDMSKGEAPNFSDEVLRPDKGQRPVSPAESYVSMKSDMSKGEAPNFSDEVLRPDKGRRPVSPAESYVSMNSDMSKGEAPNFSDEVLSSLELQRKSYVPMDSGMPKGELLNFSNEVLR; encoded by the exons ATGGAAAGAGATACTATCCA TTCACTTGAGCTGCTAAGACCAGTGTCTCCTGCAGAGAGTTATGTTTCCATGAACAGTGACATGTCCAAAGGGGAGGCGCCAAACTTCAGTGATGAAGTGCTGAG ACCAGATAAGGGCCAAAGACCAGTGTCTCCTGCAGAGAGTTATGTTTCCATGAAAAGTGACATGTCCAAAGGGGAGGCGCCAAACTTCAGTGATGAAGTGCTGAG ACCAGATAAGGGCCGAAGACCAGTGTCTCCTGCAGAGAGTTATGTTTCCATGAACAGTGACATGTCCAAAGGGGAGGCGCCAAACTTCAGTGATGAAGTGCTGAG ACCAGATAAGGGCCAAAGACCAGTGTCTCCTGCAGAGAGTTATGTTTCCATGAAAAGTGACATGTCCAAAGGGGAGGCGCCAAACTTCAGTGATGAAGTGCTGAG ACCAGATAAGGGCCGAAGACCAGTGTCTCCTGCAGAGAGTTATGTTTCCATGAACAGTGACATGTCCAAAGGGGAGGCGCCAAACTTCAGTGATGAAGTGCTGAG TTCACTTGAGCTGCAAAGAAAGAGTTATGTTCCCATGGACAGTGGCATGCCCAAAGGGGAACTGCTAAACTTCAGTAACGAAGTGCTGAGGTAA